A region from the Medicago truncatula cultivar Jemalong A17 chromosome 6, MtrunA17r5.0-ANR, whole genome shotgun sequence genome encodes:
- the LOC25495904 gene encoding mitochondrial phosphate carrier protein 3, mitochondrial has translation MDRSLIPSFLYSTTSSTHKRITEDVSSVYHVAAESPKFMIPSPNESGRRNIKLFSRDYYLACAVGGSICCGFTHMAVTPLDLVKCNMQIDPAKYKSISSGFGVMLKEQGFKGFFRGWAPTFLGYSAQGAFKYGLYEYFKKSYSDVVGPENATKYKTLVYLAGSASAEVIADVALCPFEAIKVRVQTQPGFARGLSDGLPKLIRSEGVSGLYKGVVPLWGRQVPYTMMKFASYENIVEMIYKHAIPTPKDECTKTLQLGVSVVGGYLAGILCAVVSHPADNLVSFLNSSKGATAADAVKKLGLWGMCTRGLPLRILMVGTLTGAQWGIYDAFKVSVGLPTTGGVAPAPAPAPASAS, from the exons ATGGATCGTTCTCTCATACCAAGCTTCCTCTACTCCACTACATCGTCCACGCATAAGAGGATCACGGAAGATGTTTCTAGTGTCTATCATGTGGCAGCGGAATCTCCAAAGTTTATGATTCCTTCTCCCAATGAATCCGGGAGAAGGAATATAAAGTTGTTCTCTCGTGATTACTATCTAGCTTGCGCCGTTGGTGGAAGCATATGTTGCGGCTTCACTCATATGGCAGTTACACCTCTTGATCTTGTCAAATGTAACATGCAG ATTGACCCTGCTAAGTACAAGAGCATTTCCTCAGGATTTGGAGTGATGCTCAAGGAACAAGGATTTAAAGGATTTTTCAGAGGATGGGCACCAACATTTCTTGGTTACAGTGCACAAGGTGCTTTCAAATATGGGCTTTATGAGTATTTCAAGAAGTCCTATTCAGATGTTGTTGGTCCAGAAAATGCTACAAAGTATAAGACATTAGTCTACCTTGCTGGATCAGCTTCTGCTGAGGTTATTGCTGATGTTGCACTTTGTCCATTTGAGGCAATTAAGGTTAGAGTTCAAACTCAACCTGGTTTTGCTAGAGGTCTTTCTGATGGATTGCCCAAATTGATCAGATCTGAAGGAGTCTCAGG ATTGTACAAGGGCGTTGTACCTCTTTGGGGAAGACAGGTTCCAT ATACAATGATGAAATTTGCTTCGTATGAAAACATTGTTGAGATGATCTACAAACACGCCATCCCCACACCAAAGGATGAATGCACAAAAACCCTACAACTTGGTGTGAGTGTTGTGGGTGGATATTTAGCTGGTATATTATGCGCAGTTGTGTCTCATCCTGCAGATAATCTCGTCTCTTTCCTTAACAGTTCCAAAGGAGCAACTGCTGCCGAT GCTGTGAAGAAGTTGGGATTATGGGGTATGTGTACACGCGGTCTCCCTCTTCGTATTCTTATGGTTGGAACTCTAACTGGAGCTCAATGGGGAATTTATGATGCATTCAAAGTTTCTGTGGGGCT GCCAACGACTGGTGGTGTTGCTCCTGCTCCTGCTCCTGCTCCAGCTTCTGCTTCTTAG
- the LOC25495905 gene encoding long chain base biosynthesis protein 2a, with protein sequence MIAIPYLTALTTYFSYGLLFAFGQFRDFFRKIFDWCSSNNLQGYAPICLGLEDFYIRRLYLRIQDCFGRPISSAPDAWFDVVERYSNDNNKTLKRTSKVSRCLNLGSYNYLGFAAADEYCTPRVIDTLKKYSPSTCSTRVDGGTTALHNELEECVASFVKKPAALVFGMGYVTNSAILPVLMGKGSLIISDSLNHNSIVNGARGSGATIRVFQHNVPSHLEEVLREQIAEGQPRTHRPWKKIMVIVEGIYSMEGELCKLPEVIAICKKYKAYTYLDEAHSIGAVGKTGRGVCELLGVDTADIDIMMGTFTKSFGSCGGYIAGSKELIEYLKYTCPAHLYATSISPPAAQQIISSIKVILGEDGSSRGAQKLAKIRENSNFFRSELQKMGFEVLGDNDSPVMPIMLYNPAKIPAFSRECLRQNVAVVTVAFPATPLLLARARICISASHSREDLTKALQVISSVGDLIGIKYFPAEPTKQQQQDGKTVKFE encoded by the exons ATGATAGCAATACCGTATCTCACTGCACTCACAACCTATTTCAGTTACGGTTTGCTATTCGCTTTCGGTCAATTCCGTGATTTCTTCCGAAAAATCTTCGACTGGTGCAGTTCCAATAATCTTCAG GGTTATGCACCGATCTGTTTAggtcttgaagatttttatatTCGTCGATTATATCTTCGGATTCAG GACTGTTTTGGGAGACCAATATCAAGTGCTCCTGATGCTTGGTTTGATGTAGTCGAACGCTACTCCAATGACAATAACAAGACACTAAA ACGAACCAGTAAAGTAAGTCGATGTCTTAACTTGGGATCATATAACTATCTTGGTTTTGCTGCGGCTGATGAATACTGTACTCCTCGAGTGATTGATACATTGAAGAAGTATTCTCCAAGCACTTGCAGTACCCGGGTGGATGGAG GCACGACCGCACTTCACAATGAATTGGAGGAGTGTGTTGCTAGTTTTGTTAAAAAGCCAGCTGCTTTGGTTTTTGGAATGGGCTATGTGACAAACTCTGCTATTCTTCCGGTCTTGATGGGGAAG GGAAGTTTGATTATTAGTGATTCACTGAACCACAACTCAATTGTTAATGGTGCGCGGGGATCAGGAGCAACTATTCGTGTTTTTCAACACAACG TGCCATCACATCTAGAAGAAGTGTTACGAGAACAAATTGCTGAGGGACAGCCAAGAACACATAGGCCCTGGAAGAAGATAATGGTTATTGTGGAGGGGATATACAGCATGGAAGGAGAGCTTTGTAAACTTCCCGAGGTCATAGCTATATGCAAAAAATATAAG GCATATACATATTTGGATGAAGCACACAGCATTGGAGCTGTGGGCAAGACAGGAAGGGGTGTTTGTGAGCTCTTGGGTGTGGATACTGCTGATATTGATATTATGATGGGGACATTCACCAAATCATTTGGATCATGTGGAGGTTATATTGCAGGATCTAAG GAGCTTATTGAATATTTGAAGTACACTTGCCCTGCACATCTTTATGCAACTTCAATTTCACCCCCAGCTGCACAACAAATAATATCTTCCATTAAAGTTATTCTTGGCGAAGATGGTTCAAGTCGAG GTGCCCAGAAACTTGCAAAAATTCGAGAAAATAGTAACTTTTTCAGGTCAGAACTGCAGAAGATGGGATTTGAGGTTCTTGGAGATAATGATTCTCCTGTAATGCCAATCATGCTTTATAACCCAGCCAAAATCCCTGCCTTCTCAAGGGAGTGCCTCAGGCAGAAT GTTGCTGTTGTGACTGTTGCATTTCCAGCAACCCCATTGCTACTGGCCAGAGCACGTATATGCATATCAGCTTCTCATTCAAGGGAAGACCTTACCAAGGCCTTGCAG GTTATTAGCAGTGTAGGTGATCTAATTGGCATAAAATACTTCCCTGCTGAACCAAcgaagcaacaacaacaagatgGTAAAACTGTGAAGTTCGAGTGA
- the LOC25495906 gene encoding cysteine-rich and transmembrane domain-containing protein WIH2, translating into MSNYPPPGFGSPYPPPPGPPPHQHHEGYPPPGYPGGFPPPPPPPHHHHHHGPPHDSYQGYFDNGYPPPPPAPPQYHNYQHVDHHHHHGHHGDPGCCSFLRGCLAALCCCCVLEECCCLF; encoded by the exons ATGAGTAATTATCCTCCACCAG gGTTTGGATCTCCATACCCACCACCACCAGGACCACCGCCTCATCAACATCACGAAGGCTACCCTCCGCCGGGTTATCCAGGAGGctttccaccaccaccaccgccaccgcatcaccaccaccaccacggTCCGCCGCATGATTCCTATCAAGGGTATTTTGATAACGGATACCCACCACCTCCTCCTGCTCCGCCTCAGTACCACAACTACCAGCATGTtgatcatcatcaccatcatggTCACCATGGTGATCCTGGTTGTTGTTCCTTCCTCCGTGGATG CTTGGCTGCGCTTTGTTGCTGCTGTGTACTAGAAGAATGCTGTTGCCTTTTCTGA
- the LOC25495908 gene encoding exocyst complex component EXO70B1, translating to MEKNIDDHSNTFPHKDEENNTNANNTPHSLSPKTEENAKEAKSDGENEKANDLDHVKGEPEEGDKEEKENEDVLTFEVTPETPPPNLEKVSEDIDQFLATPHENNNNNVSDNEEKIPEFVDKFLDLVEEKMARYKSCEKKWGETVEEDSSFLEDVNRVSKLMKLLKKHAKKDNSILFNRVDAIQQRAMSYLEEEFHLLMEESRVENKPEPNGAHDSKGKNVATPESSENEPIETPMDFPGFKDEAITNLNKIAREMLFAGYDSECCHVYIVSRKHSFGDGLHKLGYERISIDEVQRMQWESLEREIPTWINTFKECATVWFPGERKLVASIFSEDPSMADTLYTNLTRVVVFQLLNFAESVAMAKRAAEKLFKSLDMYETLRDTIPNLEKLFPKDIVDEIKAEMTSAKNRLGEVAVLIFCELENSIKNDNGKTPVAGGAIHPLTRYIINYLRLSCEYKDTLEEVFREHSKIERSDSTSRPRYENENQHSNEKENESPFTGQLTRVMELLDTNLEGKAKLYKEVPLSCIFMMNNGRYIVQKIKSSTEFYQVMGETWYRKRSTELRTYHKNYQIETWGKILNCLSPKGLNDNNGKVPKPALKERFKTFNTLFDEIHKTQSTWVMHDEQLKSELRVSISSLVIPAYRSFLGRFSQYLDPGRQTEKYIKFQAEDIETYIDELFDGNPNHGTMARRRA from the exons ATGGAGAAGAATATTGACGATCATTCAAACACTTTCCCTCACAAAGATGAGGAAAACAACACCAATGCTAATAACACCCCTCATTCGTTGTCGCCAAAAACCGAAGAAAACGCTAAAGAGGCAAAATCGGATGGTGAGAATGAAAAGGCTAATGATTTAGATCATGTTAAGGGAGAGCCCGAAGAGGGAGATAAGGAGGAGAAGGAGAATGAAGATGTTCTAACATTCGAGGTTACACCAGAGACTCCACCTCCAAACCTGGAGAAGGTTTCAGAAGACATTGATCAATTTCTTGCTACTCCACATGAGAACAATAACAACAATGTCAGTGATAACGAAGAGAAGATTCCTGAATTTGTTGACAAGTTTCTGGATCTCGTGGAAGAGAAAATGGCGAGGTATAAGTCTTGTGAAAAAAAGTGGGGTGAGACTGTGGAGGAAGATTCATCTTTCTTGGAAGACGTGAATCGTGTTTCAAAGCTAATGAAATTGTTGA AGAAACATGCAAAAAAGGAtaattcaatattgtttaaCCGCGTGGATGCGATTCAACAACGAGCAATGTCGTATTTGGAGGAAGAGTTCCATTTGTTAATGGAAGAATCTAGAGTCGAAAATAAACCGGAACCCAATGGTGCCCATGACTCGAAAGGGAAAAATGTGGCAACACCAGAGTCATCAGAAAATGAACCAATAGAGACTCCTATGGATTTCCCGGGTTTTAAAGATGAGGCCATTacaaatttgaacaaaatagcGCGTGAAATGTTATTTGCAGGTTACGATTCAGAGTGTTGTCATGTGTACATTGTTTCTAGAAAGCACAGTTTTGGCGATGGTTTGCACAAGCTTGGGTATGAAAGGATCAGCATCGACGAGGTCCAAAGAATGCAATGGGAATCACTTGAAAGAGAGATTCCAACATGGATTAACACATTTAAAGAATGTGCCACTGTGTGGTTCCCCGGAGAAAGGAAGCTTGTTGCTTCAATTTTCTCTGAGGATCCATCGATGGCAGACACACTCTACACCAACCTGACGCGTGTAGTGGTGTTTCAGCTTCTCAATTTTGCTGAAAGTGTCGCGATGGCAAAACGCGCTGCGGAGAAGCTCTTTAAGTCTCTAGACATGTACGAGACTTTAAGAGATACAATTCCAAACTTGGAAAAACTCTTCCCAAAGGACATTGTCGATGAAATCAAAGCTGAAATGACATCAGCCAAGAATCGACTCGGAGAGGTTGCGGTGTTAATATTTTGCGAACTCgaaaactcaataaaaaatgataatggaAAAACCCCAGTTGCGGGGGGCGCAATTCATCCGCTAACTCGCTACATAATTAACTATCTACGACTCTCATGTGAGTATAAAGACACATTGGAAGAAGTGTTTCGCGAACATTCAAAAATTGAACGTTCAGATTCAACAAGTAGGCCACGTTATGAAAACGAAAATCAACATTCAAACGAGAAGGAAAATGAGTCACCTTTCACAGGACAATTGACACGTGTAATGGAATTACTGGACACAAATCTTGAAGGAAAAGCTAAGTTGTACAAAGAAGTACCATTAAGTTGCATCTTTATGATGAACAATGGAAGGTAcattgttcaaaaaataaaatcttcaaCTGAATTTTATCAAGTGATGGGTGAAACATGGTATCGTAAGAGATCAACAGAGCTGAGAACTTACCACAAAAACTATCAAATAGAAACATGGGGAAAGATATTAAATTGTTTAAGTCCAAAAGGACTAAATGATAATAACGGGAAGGTTCCAAAGCCAGCATTGAAGGAAAGGTTCAAGACTTTCAATACATTGTTTGATGAGATACATAAGACACAAAGCACTTGGGTTATGCATGATGAACAACTTAAATCTGAGCTAAGAGTTTCAATATCATCTCTTGTGATTCCTGCTTATAGATCATTTTTGGGGAGGTTTTCACAATATTTGGATCCAGGTAGACAAACAGAGAAGTATATTAAGTTTCAAGCTGAAGATATAGAGACTTACATTGATGAGTTATTTGATGGGAATCCTAACCATGGCACCATGGCAAGGAGGAgagcataa